The following proteins are encoded in a genomic region of Synechococcus sp. CBW1002:
- the ppk1 gene encoding polyphosphate kinase 1: MGEPAVAAELYINRELSWIDFNRRVLAQALNEHTPLLEQAKFSAIFSNNLDEFFMVRVASLKSQLEAGVTSLSDDGRTPLQQLEAIQAKLRPLLDLQQQHYRHSLKNQLTEYGVHLIDYANLSNRQRQWVDHTFQTAIFPVLTPLAVDPAHPFPFVSNLSLNVAALVRDPDTGQQQFARVKVPQKILPRFVEIPSDLSGKRPKPVFTAVPLEQVVAFNLQLLFPGMTIEGHYFFRVTRDADLELRDLEADDLMEALQEGLRKRRKGGEVVRLEVADEMPDDVIHVLMEGMNVEAQDLYRVNGPLGLDDLMSLLAIPLPQLKDKPFQGRTVPALARAQRSHLDDGSLKEEDFQSIFATIRQGDVLLHHPYDLFATSVEEFLNQAADDPSVLAIKMTLYRTSKDSAVVAALIRAAENGKQVMALVELKARFDEDNNIQWARRLERSGVHVVYGVLGLKTHTKILLVVRKEKQILRSYVHIGTGNYNSRTSSLYTDVGLLTSHTDFGQDLVELFNYLTGFSKQQSFRKLLVAPVTLRKGMEALIRREIDLAKAGQGGHIRAKMNALVDPAIIGLLYEASQAGVKIELVIRGMCCLRPGVEGISENIQVVSVIGRFLEHSRLFWFANGGNPEMYFGSADWMPRNLDRRVEAVAPVEDARLRGQLEDLLELYLGDTGAWHMRSDGSFEQLQPEGDGLQTQETLIRLWRGGLSSAR; encoded by the coding sequence ATGGGCGAGCCCGCCGTCGCTGCCGAGCTCTACATCAACCGCGAGCTGAGCTGGATCGATTTCAATCGGCGCGTGCTGGCCCAGGCGCTGAATGAACACACCCCGCTGCTGGAGCAGGCCAAGTTCAGCGCCATCTTCAGCAACAACCTCGATGAGTTCTTCATGGTGCGGGTGGCGTCGCTGAAGTCGCAACTCGAAGCCGGAGTCACCAGCCTCAGCGACGATGGCCGCACACCCCTGCAGCAGCTGGAGGCGATTCAGGCCAAACTCCGCCCTCTGCTGGATCTGCAGCAGCAGCACTACCGTCATTCGCTCAAGAACCAGCTGACCGAGTACGGCGTCCATCTGATCGATTACGCCAACCTCAGCAACCGCCAGCGGCAGTGGGTGGATCACACCTTTCAGACCGCCATCTTCCCGGTTCTGACCCCCCTGGCGGTGGATCCGGCCCATCCCTTCCCGTTCGTGAGCAACCTCAGCCTCAACGTGGCGGCCCTGGTGCGCGACCCAGACACGGGCCAGCAGCAGTTCGCGCGGGTCAAGGTTCCCCAGAAGATCCTGCCCCGCTTCGTGGAGATCCCCAGCGATCTGAGCGGCAAGCGGCCCAAGCCGGTGTTCACCGCGGTGCCGCTGGAGCAGGTGGTGGCCTTCAACCTGCAACTGCTGTTCCCGGGCATGACGATCGAGGGGCACTACTTCTTCCGAGTCACCCGCGACGCTGACCTGGAGCTGCGCGACCTTGAGGCCGACGACCTGATGGAGGCCCTGCAGGAGGGCCTGCGCAAGCGGCGCAAGGGCGGCGAGGTGGTGCGGCTTGAGGTGGCCGACGAAATGCCCGATGACGTGATCCACGTGCTCATGGAAGGGATGAACGTGGAGGCGCAGGACCTCTACCGCGTCAACGGTCCACTCGGCCTCGATGACCTGATGAGCCTGCTGGCGATCCCCTTGCCCCAGCTGAAAGACAAGCCCTTCCAGGGCCGCACCGTGCCGGCGCTGGCGCGGGCGCAGCGCAGCCATCTGGACGACGGCTCGCTGAAGGAGGAGGACTTCCAGAGCATCTTCGCGACGATTCGCCAGGGCGATGTGCTGCTGCACCATCCCTATGACCTGTTCGCCACCTCGGTCGAGGAGTTCCTCAACCAGGCCGCCGACGACCCGTCGGTGCTGGCGATCAAGATGACGCTCTATCGCACGTCAAAGGATTCGGCGGTGGTGGCCGCCCTGATCCGGGCGGCAGAGAACGGCAAGCAGGTGATGGCCCTGGTGGAACTCAAGGCCCGCTTCGATGAAGACAACAACATCCAGTGGGCCCGGCGGCTGGAACGCTCCGGCGTGCATGTGGTGTACGGGGTGCTCGGTCTGAAGACACACACCAAGATCCTGCTGGTGGTGCGCAAGGAGAAGCAGATTCTGCGCAGTTATGTGCATATCGGCACCGGCAACTACAACTCCCGCACCTCCAGCCTCTACACCGACGTGGGACTGCTGACCTCCCACACCGATTTCGGCCAGGACCTGGTGGAGCTGTTCAATTACCTCACCGGCTTCTCGAAACAACAGAGTTTCCGCAAGTTGCTGGTGGCGCCGGTCACCCTGCGCAAGGGCATGGAGGCGCTGATCCGCCGCGAGATTGACCTCGCCAAGGCTGGCCAGGGTGGTCACATCCGGGCCAAGATGAATGCGCTGGTTGATCCGGCGATCATTGGCCTGCTCTACGAAGCCTCCCAGGCCGGTGTGAAAATCGAGCTGGTGATCCGTGGCATGTGCTGCCTCAGGCCCGGAGTGGAGGGCATCAGCGAGAACATCCAGGTGGTGAGCGTGATCGGTCGTTTTCTCGAACACTCGCGCCTGTTCTGGTTTGCCAATGGCGGCAACCCTGAGATGTACTTCGGCAGCGCCGACTGGATGCCCCGCAACCTGGATCGACGGGTCGAAGCGGTGGCGCCGGTGGAAGACGCTCGGCTGCGCGGGCAGCTGGAGGATCTGCTGGAGCTCTATCTGGGCGACACGGGCGCCTGGCACATGCGCAGCGATGGCAGCTTTGAGCAGTTGCAGCCGGAAGGGGATGGTCTCCAGACCCAGGAGACTCTGATCCGGCTCTGGCGCGGCGGCCTCAGCTCTGCACGTTGA
- a CDS encoding MFS transporter — protein sequence MRWTRPSTLLCVFITLLNDRLGESIVFPLLPYLLAGITNDGRVLGLLAGSYALAQFGFTPLIGALSDRYGRRPVIMVCVTGSLLGLSLFALTLALPWASLWPAAAAAGWPLGLLFAARLIDGVSGGTAATAAAVLADISAPEQRAKAFGLIGVAFGLGFILGPALGGALAGITITLPLLLAVAIAALNLVLVVLLLPETHPPEARSPLPRKRDLQPFAQLARVLANPQVRRLSAAFFLFFLAFNGFTAVLVLYFKQAFGWGPTTSALAFLVVGVVATLVQGGLIGPLVQRFGEWRLTLAGIGLVIVGFLLILLTTVGNAQPQVFIALAILATGTGLVTPSLRSLVSRRLDEAGQGAALGSLQGLQSLTGFVGPPLAGLAYETVGQQSPFWFGTVLMVGVALLVAGGLPGQATASPGATE from the coding sequence GTGCGCTGGACGCGCCCCTCCACCCTCCTGTGCGTCTTCATCACCCTGCTCAACGACCGGCTGGGCGAGAGCATCGTGTTTCCGCTGCTGCCCTACCTGCTGGCGGGGATCACCAATGACGGACGGGTGCTGGGGCTGCTGGCCGGAAGTTATGCCCTGGCCCAGTTCGGCTTCACACCGCTGATCGGCGCCCTGAGCGACCGCTACGGCCGCAGGCCGGTGATCATGGTCTGCGTGACGGGCTCCCTGCTGGGGCTGAGCCTGTTTGCCCTCACCCTGGCCTTGCCCTGGGCCAGCCTCTGGCCAGCGGCGGCGGCGGCCGGCTGGCCCCTGGGGCTGTTGTTCGCGGCGCGGCTGATCGATGGGGTGAGCGGCGGCACCGCCGCCACCGCCGCTGCGGTGCTGGCGGACATCTCGGCACCGGAACAGCGGGCCAAGGCCTTCGGGCTGATCGGGGTGGCCTTCGGGCTGGGCTTCATCCTCGGACCGGCGCTGGGGGGCGCCCTGGCCGGGATCACCATCACCCTGCCGTTGCTGCTGGCCGTGGCGATCGCCGCCCTCAACCTGGTGCTGGTGGTCCTGCTGCTGCCCGAAACCCATCCGCCAGAGGCCCGATCACCCCTGCCGCGCAAGCGCGATCTGCAACCCTTCGCCCAGCTGGCGCGGGTGCTCGCCAACCCGCAGGTGCGTCGCCTGAGTGCGGCCTTCTTCCTGTTTTTTCTGGCCTTCAACGGCTTCACGGCCGTGCTGGTGCTCTATTTCAAGCAGGCCTTCGGCTGGGGACCCACCACCTCGGCGCTGGCCTTCCTGGTGGTGGGTGTGGTGGCCACCCTGGTGCAGGGCGGCCTGATCGGACCGCTGGTGCAGCGCTTCGGTGAATGGCGCCTCACTCTGGCGGGCATCGGCTTGGTGATCGTGGGGTTTCTGCTGATCCTGCTGACCACGGTCGGCAACGCCCAGCCGCAGGTGTTCATCGCCCTGGCGATCCTGGCCACCGGCACCGGTCTGGTCACCCCCAGCCTGCGCAGCCTCGTCTCCCGCCGGCTCGATGAGGCTGGTCAGGGAGCCGCCCTGGGCAGCCTCCAGGGCCTGCAGAGCCTCACCGGCTTCGTGGGGCCTCCGCTGGCGGGCCTGGCCTACGAAACCGTGGGGCAGCAAAGCCCCTTCTGGTTCGGCACCGTGTTGATGGTGGGGGTGGCCCTGCTGGTGGCCGGGGGGCTGCCCGGTCAAGCAACGGCGTCACCGGGAGCAACGGAGTGA
- a CDS encoding succinate dehydrogenase — protein MALCKGGALGATMGVAVAAPSMDAGAEGAAIRPMIAVLGLALVLFLVLHLAGVGVALIDPDAFGRLVAVLHSAWWLPPLELALAAVGLGHGLAALLRVSRNARAAGAQRPLVLRSRRAAAGPAEALAALAARIAPWSGALLLLFLVVHLLQLRWHRPPAAAELAALRAVLANPGVLLLYGAAGAAAGLHLLHGVESAHRSLGWLDPANAGPIRMAGRWLALLLGGGFTLLPLALVLQGVGR, from the coding sequence ATGGCCCTCTGCAAGGGAGGCGCGCTGGGCGCCACCATGGGGGTCGCTGTCGCCGCGCCATCCATGGACGCAGGAGCCGAGGGGGCGGCCATCCGGCCGATGATCGCCGTGCTCGGCCTGGCCTTGGTGCTCTTCCTGGTGCTGCACCTGGCGGGTGTGGGGGTGGCCCTGATCGATCCGGACGCCTTCGGCCGGCTGGTGGCCGTTCTGCACAGCGCCTGGTGGTTGCCGCCGCTGGAGCTGGCCCTGGCGGCGGTCGGGCTCGGCCATGGCCTGGCGGCGCTCCTGCGGGTGAGCCGCAACGCCCGCGCCGCCGGTGCGCAGCGGCCCCTGGTTCTGCGCAGTCGCCGGGCCGCCGCCGGGCCCGCGGAGGCCCTCGCGGCCCTGGCGGCCCGCATTGCACCCTGGAGTGGCGCCCTGCTGCTGCTGTTCCTGGTGGTGCATCTGCTGCAGTTGCGCTGGCACCGTCCACCGGCCGCGGCGGAGCTCGCGGCCCTGCGGGCCGTGCTTGCGAACCCCGGCGTGCTGCTGCTCTACGGGGCGGCCGGTGCGGCGGCGGGCCTGCATCTGCTGCATGGCGTCGAGAGCGCCCATCGCAGCCTCGGCTGGCTCGATCCCGCCAACGCCGGTCCCATCCGCATGGCCGGTCGGTGGCTGGCGCTGCTGCTGGGGGGCGGCTTCACGCTGCTGCCGCTGGCGCTGGTGCTGCAGGGGGTGGGCCGATGA
- a CDS encoding fumarate reductase/succinate dehydrogenase flavoprotein subunit, whose amino-acid sequence MTAAPMANASPDDLRLDPCLPAGPLATAWERTLLDLPRISPANKRGLRVLVVGSGLAGASAAATLAEQGYAVDVVTYHDSPRRAHSVAAQGGINAAKNYAGDGDSIERLFRDTVKGGDFRAREAGCHRLAEISGRLIDHCVAQGVPFAREYGGTLANRSFGGALVSRTFYARGQTGQQLLYGAVQALLRQVEAGRVRLLCRRDMLDLITVDGVARGVVCRHQLSGALECHTAHAVLLASGGYSNVYFLSTNAVKSNATALWCAHRRGAWFANPCFTQVHPTCIPSGGAFQSKLTLMSESLRNDGRVWLPLRPGDDRPPAEIPEAERDYFLERHYPTYGNLVPRDVASRRARERFLAGQGVGPGDGGSGGAQGVYLDLAEAIARDGRAAIEARYGNLLQMYARITGEDPFARPLRIAPAPHYTMGGLWVDYHLMSTIPGLFVLGEANFSEHGANRLGASALMQGLADGYVIAPATVTAWLAGHPQPEVGPEHPACRAAIAAVRARIDHLTAIGGSSSVDGLHRELGLLMLDVCGISRQADGLRRGLEEVAQLTRRFHDDLRLPVVDTPIQGELEKALRLEDFLGLADLMLRDALAREESCGAHFREEHQSETGEALRDDAHFAHIAAWEHRQGSVPQRHIEPLRFSTVVPQARDYR is encoded by the coding sequence ATGACGGCAGCCCCCATGGCGAACGCCTCCCCTGACGATCTCCGGCTGGATCCGTGCCTGCCGGCGGGGCCGCTGGCCACGGCCTGGGAGCGCACCCTGCTGGATCTGCCACGGATCAGCCCGGCCAACAAACGGGGTCTGCGGGTGCTGGTGGTGGGCAGCGGCCTGGCGGGGGCCTCGGCCGCCGCCACCCTGGCGGAGCAGGGCTACGCGGTGGACGTGGTCACCTATCACGACAGCCCCCGCAGGGCCCATTCGGTGGCGGCCCAGGGGGGCATCAATGCCGCCAAGAATTACGCCGGCGATGGCGACAGCATCGAACGGCTGTTCCGCGACACGGTCAAAGGAGGCGACTTCCGTGCTCGCGAGGCCGGCTGCCATCGCCTGGCGGAGATCAGCGGCCGCCTGATCGACCACTGCGTCGCCCAGGGGGTGCCCTTCGCCCGGGAGTACGGCGGCACCCTCGCCAACCGCAGCTTCGGCGGTGCCCTGGTCAGCCGCACCTTCTATGCCCGCGGCCAGACGGGCCAGCAGCTGTTGTATGGCGCCGTTCAGGCCCTGCTGCGGCAGGTGGAGGCCGGTCGGGTGCGCCTGCTCTGCCGGCGCGACATGCTCGATCTGATCACGGTCGACGGCGTCGCCCGGGGCGTGGTGTGCCGCCACCAGCTCAGTGGCGCCCTGGAGTGCCACACCGCCCACGCCGTGCTGCTGGCCAGTGGTGGCTATTCCAACGTCTATTTCCTTTCCACCAATGCGGTGAAGTCGAATGCCACCGCGCTCTGGTGCGCCCATCGCCGCGGCGCCTGGTTCGCCAACCCCTGCTTCACCCAGGTCCACCCCACCTGCATCCCCAGCGGCGGCGCCTTCCAGAGCAAGCTCACCCTGATGAGCGAGAGCCTGCGTAACGACGGGCGGGTGTGGCTGCCCCTGCGGCCCGGCGACGACCGGCCGCCGGCGGAGATTCCCGAGGCCGAGCGCGACTACTTCCTCGAACGTCACTACCCCACCTACGGCAATCTCGTGCCCCGCGATGTGGCCTCCCGCCGGGCGCGCGAACGCTTTCTCGCCGGCCAGGGGGTCGGCCCCGGCGATGGCGGCTCCGGCGGCGCCCAGGGGGTGTATCTCGACCTGGCCGAGGCGATCGCCCGTGATGGCCGGGCCGCGATCGAGGCCCGCTACGGCAACCTGCTGCAGATGTATGCGCGCATCACCGGCGAGGATCCCTTCGCCAGGCCGCTGCGCATCGCTCCCGCTCCCCACTACACGATGGGCGGGCTCTGGGTGGACTACCACCTGATGAGCACGATTCCCGGTCTGTTTGTGCTGGGGGAGGCCAATTTCTCCGAGCATGGTGCCAATCGGCTCGGGGCCAGCGCCCTGATGCAGGGCCTGGCGGATGGCTATGTCATTGCCCCGGCCACGGTGACGGCCTGGCTGGCGGGGCATCCCCAACCGGAGGTGGGGCCCGAGCACCCGGCCTGCCGCGCGGCGATCGCGGCCGTGCGCGCCCGGATCGATCACCTCACGGCGATCGGCGGCAGCAGCTCGGTGGATGGGCTGCATCGCGAGCTGGGGCTGTTGATGCTCGATGTCTGTGGCATCAGCCGCCAGGCCGACGGCCTGCGTCGCGGGCTGGAGGAGGTGGCGCAGCTGACGCGGCGTTTCCACGACGATCTCCGCCTGCCCGTGGTGGATACCCCCATCCAGGGCGAACTGGAGAAGGCCCTGCGGCTGGAGGATTTCCTCGGCCTGGCTGATCTGATGCTGCGCGATGCCCTGGCCCGGGAGGAATCCTGTGGGGCCCATTTCCGCGAGGAGCACCAGAGCGAAACCGGCGAAGCCCTGCGTGACGACGCCCATTTCGCCCACATCGCCGCCTGGGAGCATCGCCAGGGCAGCGTGCCGCAGCGCCACATTGAGCCCCTCCGCTTCAGCACCGTGGTTCCCCAGGCGCGTGACTACCGATGA
- a CDS encoding succinate dehydrogenase/fumarate reductase iron-sulfur subunit yields MSRTLCLTLRIWRQAGPDAPGGFESHRLEGVSADLSLLEALDQLNEQLIAAGQRPVGFDHDCREGICGSCGFLVNGQAHGPLAATTVCQLYLRHIDDGATLVLEPWRARAFPVLQDLCVDRSGFDRILAAGGYCSVNTGSAPEANTMLIGREQAASAFDTATCIGCGACVASCRNASASLFVAAKLAHLGQLPQGQPERGQRARALQQRMADEGFGSCSNTLECEAVCPQQISADWISWMHREARHHAG; encoded by the coding sequence ATGAGCCGCACCCTCTGCCTCACCCTGCGGATCTGGCGCCAGGCCGGCCCGGATGCTCCCGGGGGCTTCGAGAGCCATCGGCTCGAGGGAGTGTCTGCCGATCTCTCCCTGCTGGAGGCCCTCGATCAGCTCAATGAGCAGCTGATCGCCGCCGGCCAGAGGCCCGTGGGCTTCGATCACGACTGCCGCGAAGGCATCTGCGGCAGCTGCGGCTTTCTGGTGAACGGCCAGGCCCACGGACCCCTCGCCGCCACCACGGTCTGCCAGCTGTATCTGCGCCACATCGACGACGGCGCCACGCTGGTGCTCGAGCCCTGGCGGGCCAGGGCCTTTCCGGTGCTGCAGGATCTCTGCGTCGATCGCTCCGGCTTCGATCGGATCCTGGCGGCGGGGGGCTACTGCTCCGTGAACACCGGCAGTGCGCCGGAGGCCAACACGATGCTGATCGGGCGCGAGCAGGCGGCCTCGGCCTTCGACACGGCCACCTGCATCGGCTGCGGAGCCTGCGTGGCCAGCTGCCGCAACGCCTCCGCCAGCCTCTTCGTGGCGGCCAAGCTGGCCCACCTCGGCCAGTTGCCCCAGGGCCAGCCGGAGCGAGGGCAGCGGGCCCGCGCCCTGCAGCAGCGCATGGCAGACGAAGGCTTCGGCAGCTGCAGCAACACCCTGGAGTGCGAGGCGGTCTGCCCCCAGCAGATCTCCGCCGACTGGATCAGCTGGATGCACCGGGAGGCCCGGCATCACGCTGGCTGA
- the moaC gene encoding cyclic pyranopterin monophosphate synthase MoaC, producing the protein MVEVGDRPATDRRAVAEGFLAMEPAVLALVLEGRAPKGDVLAVARVAAILAAKRTWELIPLCHPIALSGVGVRIEPAADGSGLRLEATTRTTAPTGVEMEALTAVQVGLLTLYDMLKSADPAMTIGPVRLLTKEGGRHGPWQRPSVSPAPG; encoded by the coding sequence ATGGTGGAGGTGGGTGATCGGCCCGCCACCGATCGCCGTGCCGTGGCCGAAGGCTTTCTTGCCATGGAGCCGGCGGTGCTGGCCCTGGTGCTGGAGGGCCGGGCCCCCAAGGGCGACGTGCTGGCGGTGGCACGGGTGGCGGCGATCCTGGCCGCCAAGCGCACCTGGGAGCTGATCCCCCTCTGCCATCCGATCGCCCTGAGCGGTGTGGGGGTGCGGATCGAACCTGCCGCCGATGGCAGCGGCCTGCGGCTGGAGGCGACGACCCGCACCACCGCCCCCACCGGCGTGGAGATGGAGGCCCTCACCGCCGTGCAGGTGGGGCTGCTCACCCTCTACGACATGCTCAAATCCGCCGATCCGGCGATGACGATCGGCCCGGTGCGGCTTCTCACCAAGGAAGGGGGACGCCATGGCCCCTGGCAGCGCCCATCGGTCAGCCCTGCCCCAGGCTGA
- a CDS encoding YbjQ family protein, with protein sequence MVKPVFVTTTFTIEGYAIREYKGIVRGIVVRSPTLIQGFLGGLKSMIGGRIGAYTEMCEQTRQQAYDQMVAHARQLGANAIVGTRYDGSEVESGATGATEVLCYGTAVVVERLAAGPPPVPTSPFPPT encoded by the coding sequence ATGGTCAAGCCCGTCTTCGTGACCACCACCTTCACGATTGAGGGTTACGCGATTCGTGAGTACAAGGGCATCGTGCGCGGCATCGTGGTGCGCTCGCCCACCCTGATCCAGGGTTTTCTCGGTGGCCTCAAGTCGATGATCGGCGGCCGCATCGGTGCCTACACCGAGATGTGTGAACAGACCCGCCAGCAGGCCTACGACCAGATGGTGGCCCATGCCCGCCAGCTCGGCGCCAATGCCATCGTGGGCACCCGCTACGACGGCTCCGAGGTGGAGAGCGGCGCCACCGGTGCCACCGAAGTTCTGTGTTATGGCACGGCCGTAGTGGTGGAGCGCCTCGCTGCCGGGCCGCCGCCGGTGCCCACGTCGCCCTTTCCGCCCACCTGA
- a CDS encoding molybdopterin molybdotransferase MoeA — MSSALPAGLPTPADPFPPEGLPLEQARRLVLESLQPLAGCRTLPLEQCLGRVCAAAVIAPAAVPGFRASILDGYAIASPTAEPGQCWPLVGRSAAGAPFDRALEPHEAIRILTGAPLPQGAVRVLPQELVVVEAGELRLLQAPGANPWIRSAEEEAAPGQQLLACGERLGPADLARLAGCGVAELAVAPRPRLGLLVSGDELVPAGTPRGPGQIWESNGTLLASLCQRLGYPLLERRVVGDDPIALRQALADLAACCDVVVSTGGVSAGDTDWIRPLLAELGSVAFWKLFLKPGRPFAYGTLQRPARGGSVPFFGLPGNPVAAAITALQLLWPALQQLEGAEPDPLPRLRVRLAGPLKRGAGRPELARARLTVGPAGELLAVVEGSQASSRIGSLQGADLLLEIPAELGSLTAGQELWAQLLRLPLF; from the coding sequence ATGTCGTCTGCCCTTCCCGCCGGCCTGCCGACGCCGGCCGATCCCTTCCCGCCCGAGGGCCTGCCCCTCGAGCAGGCGCGGCGTCTGGTGCTGGAGAGCCTGCAGCCCCTGGCCGGCTGCCGCACCCTGCCCCTGGAGCAGTGTCTCGGGCGGGTGTGCGCCGCGGCGGTGATCGCCCCGGCGGCGGTGCCGGGCTTTCGGGCCTCGATCCTGGATGGCTACGCGATCGCCAGCCCAACGGCGGAACCCGGCCAGTGCTGGCCGCTGGTGGGGCGTTCCGCCGCGGGAGCTCCGTTCGATCGGGCCTTGGAGCCCCACGAGGCGATCCGCATCCTCACTGGTGCCCCCCTGCCGCAGGGCGCCGTGCGGGTGCTGCCCCAGGAGCTGGTGGTCGTGGAGGCCGGCGAGCTGCGCTTGCTGCAGGCCCCCGGTGCCAACCCCTGGATCCGCAGCGCCGAGGAAGAGGCGGCACCGGGCCAGCAGCTGCTGGCCTGCGGTGAGCGGCTGGGGCCGGCCGATCTGGCCCGGCTGGCGGGCTGCGGCGTGGCGGAGCTGGCCGTCGCGCCCCGGCCGCGGCTGGGTCTGCTGGTGAGCGGCGATGAACTGGTGCCGGCGGGAACACCGCGCGGCCCCGGCCAGATCTGGGAGAGCAACGGCACCCTGCTGGCGAGCCTGTGCCAGCGGCTTGGCTACCCCCTGCTGGAGCGGCGGGTGGTGGGCGATGATCCGATCGCGCTGCGCCAGGCGCTGGCCGATCTGGCGGCCTGCTGCGACGTGGTGGTCAGCACCGGCGGGGTGTCCGCCGGCGACACCGACTGGATCCGGCCGCTGCTGGCGGAGCTTGGCTCGGTGGCCTTCTGGAAGCTGTTTCTCAAGCCGGGCCGGCCCTTTGCCTACGGGACACTGCAGCGTCCTGCCCGGGGCGGCAGCGTGCCGTTCTTCGGACTGCCGGGCAATCCGGTGGCAGCGGCGATCACGGCGCTGCAGCTGCTCTGGCCGGCGCTGCAGCAGCTCGAGGGTGCTGAGCCCGATCCGTTGCCCCGCTTGCGGGTCAGGCTGGCGGGGCCGTTGAAGCGTGGTGCCGGACGCCCGGAACTGGCCCGGGCCCGCCTGACGGTGGGTCCCGCCGGTGAGCTCCTGGCGGTGGTGGAGGGCTCCCAGGCCTCCTCCCGCATCGGTTCGCTCCAGGGTGCCGATCTGTTGCTGGAGATCCCGGCGGAGCTCGGCAGCCTCACGGCCGGTCAGGAACTCTGGGCCCAGCTGCTGCGCTTGCCCCTGTTCTGA